In the Salvia miltiorrhiza cultivar Shanhuang (shh) chromosome 8, IMPLAD_Smil_shh, whole genome shotgun sequence genome, AAATCGGGCCTTTGATGAAGAATTGCATGGATTTTGGAGGagtttagagattgggcttgaaattaattattctacatttaattaaactcaaaactcatatttttattattatcttttgggCTTTATTTTTGGTGATGACCGATTGGCTCATGTATGGCTAGGTATTGGCTGTCTTAGGGATTTAAGAGCATTGGCAACGCCCTTACTCGAGCGCCTACTCGAGTAGAGAGGTGCACTCGAGTAAGGAGTTGCAGGGAGGGGCTACTCGAGTGCcgagtcttcgagtatgcacgagtaattttttttttctttttttctttttttcttttttaattctcttctcctctttaaaaatctctctctcctctttaaaaactaaaaaaatcaagtaggctatcaagtaaccccaataccgcactacttactcaataacacaactcactatcaagtaggctatcaagtaagcccattgcaAATGCTCTAATTCcctataaatatttgattccaCTTAGCCGCATTATTATTAGGATAGGTTAGGTTTATTTAATACACTTTTTGCACTACACGTTTTTTTcctctaagttttagtttaagaatttttaattttctttttgcttttgttCTTAGATTGGCGGTTGCAGTAGATTAGTTGTTTTAATTCAAGtagttattttctttctttcataGTTTGATATCTTGCGTAAGTTTGGTTAAGTTGGATTGGCAGATTGATGTTTCTGGTAacaagttttatttaattcaattgcaattcaattcttattttatgttcatctttatttatttaattgttctaaatttaattatgagtagctaaatatttaattcggcgagaataatgaagtattaatttattaatctgtgagacctaattagttttaaaattggttcctattgattccgattaatttcttatgtttaaagataatttcgATTTtgtttaagcctgatcaacttagattaaattagattacagtcaattagcacctacaatccgtaattgttggaatagagctgattagtgataaagctaccgtgttcgtagtaggaataaattggtagattaattattactagcgtatctaggataattggtctaaactaAGTTCCTTcttcttaatgctattagaatattaaatctaggtctggtgTCTCCAActatgttactccctccgtccacgaaatgagtacccatttgtggacggcacgggttttaagaaatgtatggagtgtagtgtgaatagtttaagggtcccacttttttagtgtattgattaaagagatgtgtggggtacacttgccaaaaagggaaatgggtactcatttcgtggacggacgaaaaaggaaatatgggtactcatttcgtggacggagggagtatattttaataagggaaataagcaggtctgacgtccccagctgtttatcgacacagtaagtagggattgtggtacgtccgttgcgttcgcggtatcctataactggttggttgatagggattaattcaTTCTTGAGTCGATGAGTACTAAATTgatatggatttattcgagaCGAGTTACCTTTCATTaattgtttcaaaaatattttcgtgctttgtttattttcttagttatAATTAATCATCTCTTAattttaaggcgtggtggcatcatcGAAAAATTAGATCTTTAGGAAATTGAATATTTTCACCCGTTCTCTGTGGATTGACCCTATTactgttatactccctccgtccacgaaatgagtactcatatttcctttttcgtccgtccacgaaatgagtatccatttctctttttggcaagtgtaccacacacatctctttaattaatacactcaaaaagtgggacccttaaactattcacactacactccatacatttcttaaaacccgtgccgtccacaaatgtgtactcatttcgtggacggagggagtactattttaatTCTTAGCCGGTGCAGGAATTAAAACGAAACGAAACGAAACTAAGGTATCCTTTTTATGTAAAAGAAACGAAACTCGAAGCCAATCCGTACTAGTCTACTTTccgaagaaaaaataaaaaaatattcttgaattcagtATAAAATGGATTGCAACCCAACTGGATAAGACTATAGGAAAAAAAGTAGTCTAAACGCAGAAAAAATCAAGAAAGAATTCAAAGATTTATCTGCAAGGTGGCATCATCTTGTTGTCGTGTAGTAGTTGCATGCAACTATAAATACATTCGATACAAGGATCATTCTTCATTAATCATCGTCCTCTCACTCATTAAAATGAAGGGTTTTGCGCtgtttcttcttcttgttgttgCTGCAACCGCAGCTTTTGCTGATCAATCTCAACCTGCTGGAAAACAAGGTATTTTCCACTACTCTTTATATATAACTACATTATATATATTCAGTTGTGTGTGTTGTTTTAAGGTGATGAGTTGAAAGAGCCCAACCAAGGTGGAGGCGGTTACTGCCGATACCGGCGCTGCTGCGGCGGTTGGTACGGCGGCAGCTGCAAAGGATGGTGTTGCAGTAGTCTTGGTAGCCTCAAATATATAGTAGTGTTTAAATTATTATTGTCAATTTATTTATGGTGTTGTGAAATTTGTTGCAGCTGATGCGGATCATGAGGTCAAAGAGCCCAACCAAGGTGGAGGCGGTTACTGCCGCTACCGGAGGTGCTGCGGCGGTTATTCCGGCGGCAGCTGCAGAAGATGGTGTTGCAGCTACTCTGGGACTGGTAGGATATTAatttttagttaattatttgAATTGTTTTCTCATCTAGCTAAGAGGAAACTGTTTTATGGTGATGCTGAAAAATGCAGCTGATGAAGCAGAGCAAGCTTCCTCTGTCGATGACACCAGCCTCAATGCTGTTGCCCAAGGAcatggtggcggcggcggaggacatggtggaggcggcggaggaCATGGCGGTGGCGGAGGacatggtggtggtggcggaggacATGGTAGCGGCGGAGGACATGGTGGTGGTGGACACTGCAGGCATGGGTGCTGCGGAGGATATGGGGGCGGCGGATGCAAGTGCTGCGGCAGCGCTGCGGAGGCGAAAGCCTATATGGAAAAGCAAGGCAATCAAGAGATGAAGAACTGAAGGCCATGTTTggatatgatatatatatatatgtgtgtgtgttgtaattggaaataaataatgCATGGTTGTTAGTTAAAATAAGTGCGGAATGAGATGTGGAAGGTCTTCATCTACGAGGACCTGTTTGCTATCTGCAATCCACTTATATATGTCAAAATCACTATTTTCACTTCACTGCCTCCTCTCATTTTCTTACATATGCTTTCATATAATTTTATCAATATGTTAATCACTTACAGAACAAGGTGTTCGGATCCCTACCACATTTGATCTGAATATTATTTCGGGAAACGTTCTACATATTACTATTACTAAAATCTTAGGAGGTCAATTACTTATTGTTAAATAAATTTAGCatcttacaataataaaaaaaaaatgcaatttaAAATTAACTTAATCATACATAGATGTCAATTGGGATGGAACAAAGCATCCTAGCAAGTGGGTGGGTAGTAGCTAGTAGGACGACAGGCCATCCCGGCCCACTTGAATGAGCCTAATTTGTTTCATTAATAAAACGGGCCGTCCGACCCATGTTCAGCTCAAGTCTATCTCAAATAtattgaattattatatttatttattaatttatagtaatttttattatttattttagattaTCGTACTCTATGTTTTATACTAATAAAATTTGTACGTACTTAAGAAAGAATTTGGGAAAGATAAAAAATGACGAATTTCGCTGCGTTTTCTTGTGGCTTTTCTCACTAATTCCAACGTAATTAGTTATTTCTAGGgataattgtatataaattattgaatttaaaaaaaaatattttgcacACGGACTTTAaagtctttattaaaattactcaattattaaatttttctcGTTTTGCATATTCGTTCATTTTCCGGTCAAACTTCAACTACGTATGTAATACGATATCGGTTCTATTTTTACACACTGTCATATTTATGTCACGCAAGCATATTTTATACTAAATAAGTGTATTTATGTCATATCACCATGACGGAAAATGGACGAGTTtgcgaagaaaaaaaaaatagttgagtaattttcaTAAAGATTTTAAATCTCATATACTATATGAGAATTTATTGAATGTTCAGtaatttacatgcaattaaccctttgtttttaattataatactcCCACAGTCCATGAAAATTATAGTCTTATCACTACTTTTGTCCGTCCATGAAAATTATAgtctttctttttaaaaaatatcttttatatatttgaaacttCATTTGcattcaatatttacaaaaaaatccaaCCATTGATGCATCAATTTTGGTAGGTATCTTTCTTGACTACATTTTGGTGGGTCCATTTATATACTTTATATACATTATTcaactatttattaaaatttatgtcttaCAAATTAGAatattagtattagtattagAATCAATATCGTTCGCCTAAAATTATCGTAGATCTACGTCTTCAGAGAATATAAAAGAATCAATCAACGTCTATTACAGTGATCTAATAATTCACCCATCTTCAGAATAACAATTCagaataatttttcaaaataatacAGTTACAGACTATACAAAGCTCGAGTCCACCTTAAGATAATCACATCAGAGCTTTTCGCGGGCCGGCTCGAGCCGCGCTCCAGCAAGCCCCGCAGCACTGGCGGACTGAGTGTTCGCACCGAATGTGAAGCTTTTATATTCGGCTGCGTGTGCATTACACCCgcctatttaaaaaaattaaattaaataaaaaaagttaaaattcaATCGTTTTTGATGAtttgttaaataaaaaaaagttaaaattcaATCGTTTTTGATGATTTGTTTTTCTTCTAAATAGCTACAGctaataatctttttttttttctaattcttaTTTGACCCTataaatatcactttttctTTTGCCTAAAAAAAATCACTTCTTCCTCCCAATTTTTACATTACAATTCAATCTATTTTCTcctcatttcttcttcttcttcttcttcttcttcatttttataCCACTTCCTCATCCCACTTTTCTCTTCCAAAAAAGGGATCGTGATTTCAACAATCGATTGGCTGATCAAGAAAATTTGTCATCAATCTCAACTTCTTCTCCTGTCGATTTTTCATCGTTTTCTCAAGGATCCAACGCATTCACCGGTCAAAGTCTTCAGGCCATCAACTTGAACGAAACTTAATTCGTTCAAGATGATGAAGTCATCGagattctctctcttctcaggACGATGAAGTCATGCGCCAATTACACCCCACCGAAGACTGAGGTAATTTACTCACTGTTGGCCGAGACGGCCGACAATGCTATCGAGGGTGCCGATCAAAAGGCACTCGTCAATTGGGGAGAAATCACGAGGCGCTTCAAAGAAGGTCGTACTTCAGACACCCCGACGCGCAacaacaaacaaatcaaatctCATTTCAACGTGTCTAAAAGAACATGAAGATTTGGGAGGCCACTCCTTAAACTCCACTAATTCGTGGAATTAATATTTTGGATCACTAATTTCCTCAACCCAAAAGAATGAGGCCCAACCCACATGGGTTTGTACATGCACATGGGGACCCATTCTCGTAGTTAGTCTGGTGAGCCCTACCGTGGTCTCTCGTAACTGCTGCATTAGGAGTTGTCCCACAATAGCCATGAACCTCCCGTTATAATGGCATAGGTGGAAATTACAGTTGAGTCATGATGATCCGATTGTTATTACGTCAATAACCTCCCAGCATATTTGAATTTGCAAGCTCTCTGCCTTTAGGGGGATTAAACTATATTCCATATAATTAGgttattttttaacaaaataaTCAAATTCATTAACCTTTTCGTTAAAAGTAGGTTTCGTGTGAGACAGGTTTCATCCATGAAACTGATTCTCACAggaacatataaatataatatatatatatgcactaTTCTACAAACCACCTATGCTAGCCCAGTGGTTATTTTCTTCACTTATTAATAGTAGTGTGTAGGTTCAATATCCAAGAGCGGtacttttttatttgattttcaaaacATTACTTTGCTTCATAGCaattattactttatttttacgataataattatttgaccaaataaatGAAGAGTACAAGTTctagtgaaaaaaaaaacaattatggTGAAGTAAAGTAACGTTTGACAAACATTAATTTTTCTCATATTGATTATTTTGAAACTGTGACTCGTGACTCGTGCCCAGCCCGACCCACCTCTACTCGCGCACAGATCCGTCCAGACCTGCGCTCCAGATCAAACCCGACTCGTCTCATGTATACATTTGGTCTCACATGAGAATTTGTCTTTcgttaaattaatataatcaCCTTCGTTATTTATGTTAGGTTGTTGGCGTCTAAATATACCAACTTTGGGGGTAGTTGATTTTGTACATAAACTttgaaatgagtaaaaaaatacataaacttgaatgatataatAATTTTACTACAAATATCAATTTCTAGACATTTAAACTCTATAAAATCCTACGATTTTCAGGTTTAGTGTTTTGTAAATCCTCTCAAAACAATGTCGTTTAGAGATGATCTATACGATGTCTTTTTAAAACGTTCGATGAGTACACACACCGACATGTCGACTTGTcacatcaactttaatttgagTGAAAATTGAATTTATGGTAAAATTgccataatattaaaattcatgtatctTTTAACtcatttcaaagttcatgtacaAGATCAAACTATCCTCAAAATTGATGTATTCAAATACTAATAatcctttattttattaaattgaatAGCACATCATATTCTCCtaaaagtaataataatttGACAACGTACTTTAATAGATTAAACTGTTCGCTACTCATCAGGATATTTTGAGTACTTGCCTAGACTTATCATATTAATTTTTCCCTCAAATTTCGATAATGGAAAGAGTAGCCTCTATTATtggggatgagatccagtgtcccacaattttatatatattattatatctcatgcttatatttattattttaaaatattttttataaaaataaaaaatgtattataatactatgaattacatttaatttttatttcaaaaattaatttttattaaaaagtatataccataactttgaatttatcaacctattattaactaataaaagcgaaattaaacgataaaaaataattatataccctaaattgatggaataaatcctagttaataataataaaattaaactaaagcatataaaattaaaattgaagaaaaaatatataagaaaataaataaaattgaaagtgggacacgaGTGGGGCATAAAATATGGTATATTGAATTTCATTCCAATGCTCAGAGGGTTTGTATGAACCCAAAACTATAGTTCTCAAAGATCAAATGCGCGTGGTGTGCAATGACTGACCCTGACGCCTATATATGTAGGCTAATTTGGGTTGTACGTATAAGAGGtgtttattttgcatgattgagtatttttattttttatattagaattgttTCAGTTTCATTCTTACAATGTGAtataaatcaagcaaaactagttcaaatgatactccctccgtcccgtgaagcttgaacaatttcttttcggcatgaATTTTAGGGAGGTAGTATTTTGTGTGCTAAATGTGGTAGGTGGAAAAATAAAAGGgtgaataaaggaaaaaagcTTTTGCCATATAAGAAAGTACCTCAAGTTTCGCGGGACAACCCGAAAAGAAAAATTGCTCAAACTTCACGGAACGGAGGAAGTAAAAATTGTCAAGGATCGTGGGATAttccaaaatttcaatccatctaAATAATAAGGGATTAggcttactatttttatctaccAAAattaatcctcaaaagtaaacgcACCTCAAAAGATACCCGACGTAgcaattattataataataaatgatgaagtgaaatatatttttaaaaaaattagtaaattttgataaattcattaaaaaattcTCCAATgacataaaatataaaattagaaggacctaatcaaatgaaaaaatTGTAGAAGGACTTAtcgaaataaaaataataaagtaggAAAACCATTACTATGctcgataaaaataataaagtaggAAAACCTCTTTTAAGTGTATttttcctaaatatatataCTGTGTATGTATAAACATCAGtcagtttaattaattatacagtGATCTTAGAATTATCATCACTCACCTTAAATTCCTTTTCATGAATTTCGAAAATCTAAAAACTGAAGTAAAATATCAAATTCTAAATGCAATTCCCTCAACTTAATGATCAGTtctatatatacacaaattCTAGAGAATATCAAAATAGATAGCGTATGTGAATTTAAAACTCTATAGTCAAATATAGAACGTAATATAACATCCTAAGACGAAGACTTGACACAACAATACaaagaaaaacaattcaaaataatttttttcaaagggCTATACAGTGTATCAGTACTCTCGCCAACTACCTATCATAAATGCTGCCGCTGTTGAGCTCAGCTTCATATTGGTTTTACATCCCGTATTTAATTAGTATTACGAATATATGCTACGTGTAGCAGATATATAATATGCATGTTATATTGAATGATATCATAAATAATACacaatatgtattattaatAGTAAAAACGAGATACAAAATTGAGGTGTGACGTAGGAATCAAACGCTCCTTGTCTTGTAGGAATCCCATGCAACTATAAATTGAGATTGTTTGTATCATCTTCTTCTCATAAAACCCTTTTTGGTAGCTGAGTCTGATTTTTCCAGTAAAATGAAGTTTAAAGGTCTTGTTTTgtttgttcttcttcttcttgcatGCTCTATATT is a window encoding:
- the LOC131001498 gene encoding glycine-rich cell wall structural protein-like isoform X2, whose translation is MKGFALFLLLVVAATAAFADQSQPAGKQADADHEVKEPNQGGGGYCRYRRCCGGYSGGSCRRWCCSYSGTADEAEQASSVDDTSLNAVAQGHGGGGGGHGGGGGGHGGGGGHGGGGGGHGSGGGHGGGGHCRHGCCGGYGGGGCKCCGSAAEAKAYMEKQGNQEMKN
- the LOC131001498 gene encoding late embryogenesis abundant protein M17-like isoform X1 is translated as MKGFALFLLLVVAATAAFADQSQPAGKQGDELKEPNQGGGGYCRYRRCCGGWYGGSCKGWCCSSLADADHEVKEPNQGGGGYCRYRRCCGGYSGGSCRRWCCSYSGTADEAEQASSVDDTSLNAVAQGHGGGGGGHGGGGGGHGGGGGHGGGGGGHGSGGGHGGGGHCRHGCCGGYGGGGCKCCGSAAEAKAYMEKQGNQEMKN